The following DNA comes from Hordeum vulgare subsp. vulgare chromosome 3H, MorexV3_pseudomolecules_assembly, whole genome shotgun sequence.
TCTGCATACTATTATGCTTTTCTACTTGCAAAAGGTCACAAAACCAATCAGGGTACGGTTCAGCTCAGTTGCAAATGCAGCAGGCTTTTGTCGAGATGTTTCGCCTGTTCATTTCGCTGCCCTGTTAAAGGAATGCAGGTCTGTGAATGCAGTCCATCAAGTTCACCAGCAGCTAATTTCTTCGGGTCTTCTTTCTTATCCAGCATCGTTGTTGGAAGTGTCGTTTCCACCATTGCCATCTCAACCATTTTTATCACCAAGATCTTTGGGTACTGGTGTTGTAGCTGCTTATCTTGCGTGTGGCTCCACACATGATGCTCTCTCAGTGTTGGAGCATGTTGTACCGTCTCCAGCCGTCTGGTGGAATCTACTCATCCGAGAACACATCAAAGAGGGTCACCTTGACCATGCCATTGCGGTATCTTGTCGGATGCTGCGTGCTGGAACCAGACCGGACCATTTTACTCTGCCGCATATACTAAAGGCCTGTGGAGGGCTACCCTCGTACCGCTGTGGTATCACATTCCATGGACTTATATGCTGCAATGGCTTTGAGTCAAACGTCTTTATATGCAATGCATTGGTGGCGATGTATGCCCGCTGTGGTTCACTGGAGGAAGCCAGCCTGGTGTTCGAGGAAATAGCTCAGAGGGGAATTGATGATGTCATATCATGGAATTCAATTGTTGCAGCCCATGTTAAACATAATAGTCCACGGACCGCGTTGGATATGTTTTCGAAAATGGCAATGATTGTCCATGAGAAGGCTACAAATGATAGATCTGACATCATTAGCATTGTGAACATTCTTCCTGCATGTGCTTCTCTGAAGGCACTACCTCGAACTAGAGAAATTCATGGAAATGCCATTCGGCATGGTACATTTCCAGATGTTTTTGTAGGCAATGCTCTGGTTGATACTTATGCAAAATGTGGTTCAATGAAGGATGCGGTAAAGGTTTTCAGTATGATGGAAATCAAAGATGTTGTCTCTTGGAATGCAATCGTGACTGGGTACTCCCAAAGTGGGAACTTTGAGGCAGCCTTTGAGACTTTTAAGAATATGCGCAACGAAAACATCTCATTAGATGTGGTGACCTGGACTGCTGTAATTGCCGGGTATGCTCAGAGAGGATGTGGCCAAGAGGCACTCAATGTTTTCCGACAAATGCTCTTTTCTGGGTCAGAGCCAAATTCTGTCACAATCATCTCTGTGCTGTCTGCTTGTGCTTCCTTGGGAGCACATTCTCAGGGTATGGAAACACATGCCTACTCTCTGAAGAATTGTCTTTTATCTTTGGATAATCATTTTGGTGGTACTGACGATGAGGAGGATCTCATGGTGCACAATGCATTAATAGATATGTACTCAAAGTGCAGAATCTTCAAAGCTGCACGTTCTATATTTGACTCTATACCCCGAAAGGAACGTAATATAGTGACTTGGACTGTGATGATAGGTGGATATGCACAATATGGGGACTCAAATGATGCGCTTGAGCTTTTCTCACAGATGCTCTCGAAACCACACGCAGTTGCCCCAAATGCATTTACAGTTTCCTGCATTCTGATGGCCTGTGCACATCTGTCAGCCCTGCGTGTGGGTAAGCAAATCCATGCTTATGTGGTTCGTCAACATCAATATGAAGCATCTACATATTTTGTGGCAAACTGTCTTATTGACATGTACTCGAAGTGTGGTGATGTGGATACAGCTAGGTATGTATTTGATGGCATGTCACAAAGGAATGACATTTCATGGACATCAATGATGGCAGGGTATGGGATGCATGGTCGTGGCAATGAGGCCCTGGAAATATTTGACAAGATGCAAATGGCAGGCTTTGTTCCTGATGATATATCATTCCTGGTTGTTCTATATGCTTGCAGCCATTCTAGAATGATTGATCGAGGCCTGGATTACTTTGACAGCATGAGCAGAGATTACGGTGTGGCTGCCAGTGCAGAGCATTATGCTTGTGTCATTGACTTGCTGGCCCGCTCCGGGCAGATAGATAGGGCATGGAATATTGTCAAGGACATGCCAATGGAGCCTACTGCAGTAGTCTGGGTTGCATTGCTTAGTGCCTGTAGAGTACATTCAAATGTAGAACTTGCTGAATATGCTCTTAACAAGCTAGTTGAGATGAATGCAGAGAATGATGGATCTTACACTCTCATCTCCAATATAT
Coding sequences within:
- the LOC123442887 gene encoding pentatricopeptide repeat-containing protein At5g16860, which encodes MLFYLQKVTKPIRVRFSSVANAAGFCRDVSPVHFAALLKECRSVNAVHQVHQQLISSGLLSYPASLLEVSFPPLPSQPFLSPRSLGTGVVAAYLACGSTHDALSVLEHVVPSPAVWWNLLIREHIKEGHLDHAIAVSCRMLRAGTRPDHFTLPHILKACGGLPSYRCGITFHGLICCNGFESNVFICNALVAMYARCGSLEEASLVFEEIAQRGIDDVISWNSIVAAHVKHNSPRTALDMFSKMAMIVHEKATNDRSDIISIVNILPACASLKALPRTREIHGNAIRHGTFPDVFVGNALVDTYAKCGSMKDAVKVFSMMEIKDVVSWNAIVTGYSQSGNFEAAFETFKNMRNENISLDVVTWTAVIAGYAQRGCGQEALNVFRQMLFSGSEPNSVTIISVLSACASLGAHSQGMETHAYSLKNCLLSLDNHFGGTDDEEDLMVHNALIDMYSKCRIFKAARSIFDSIPRKERNIVTWTVMIGGYAQYGDSNDALELFSQMLSKPHAVAPNAFTVSCILMACAHLSALRVGKQIHAYVVRQHQYEASTYFVANCLIDMYSKCGDVDTARYVFDGMSQRNDISWTSMMAGYGMHGRGNEALEIFDKMQMAGFVPDDISFLVVLYACSHSRMIDRGLDYFDSMSRDYGVAASAEHYACVIDLLARSGQIDRAWNIVKDMPMEPTAVVWVALLSACRVHSNVELAEYALNKLVEMNAENDGSYTLISNIYANARRWKDVARIRNLMKNSGIKKRPGCSWVQGKKGTASFFVGDRSHSLSPQIYALLERLIDRIKSMGYVPETNFALHDVDEEEKNNLLAEHSEKLALAYGLLTTSPGCPIRITKNLRVCGDCHSAFTYISKIVDHEIIVRDSSRFHHFKNGVCSCGDYW